A genomic segment from Aegilops tauschii subsp. strangulata cultivar AL8/78 chromosome 1, Aet v6.0, whole genome shotgun sequence encodes:
- the LOC109761963 gene encoding subtilisin-like protease SBT3.9 isoform X2: protein MRYKTAPSGRIRHKSAATARSEDQSFPWSRTKGSESRDDAFKKGFAATDCTVHPSSFESELRNIASATLQVYVAYLGDVKHGHPDEVVASHHDMLTTLLQSKEDASASMVYNYKHGFSGFAAMLTADQATRLAEFPGVISVERSKTYRTTTTRSWDFLGLNYPSSHTPASELLQASNYGEDIIIGVVDTGIWPESRSFSDQGYGPVPSRWKGKCQVGPDWGSNNCSRKIIGARFYTAGVPKEYFEGEPLSPRDHAGHGTHTASTAAGSAVGQEAASFHGIAAGVARGGAPHARIAVYKSCWSKEGHCPTPAVLAAIDDAIHDGVDVLSLSLEMSENSYGTLHAVLKGIVMVHTAGNAGPHMQTIRDTSPWAITVAATNIDRSFDTVITLGNKQQIVGQSLYYQGKKSSSSRSSFGDFGCLRSCTAEVFDGAQDLKGAILLCNDQREALFPAAQYLMDRGGTGLIIVSSTTDDMRPVTDCEGIACVVVNIDDAERMCQYSEDTSSAQAKIEPAGTVTGKEILAPKVAIFSSRGPSVTYPAILKPDIAAPGANILAAKQDGYVFKSGTSMAAPHVAGIAALLKVLHPYWSPAAIKSAMVTTAHVTDERGMPIMAEGISRKIADPFDYGGGTINPCGAAHPGLIYDIDPSDYSKFFKCTISNKRTPVDCNTTTMQPAYYLNLPSISVPDLRHPITVSRTVTNVGEVNSVYHAAVQSPAGVKMEVVPPVLVFDATNKVQTYQVKLSPMWKLHGYYTFGSLTWHNDQKTVRIPIVTRLTIEEFY from the exons ATGCGCTACAAGACGGCGCCTTCAGGAAGGATACGACACAAGAGTGCCGCCACCGCCCGATCCGAAGATCAGAGTTTCCCCTGGAGCCGCACGAAGGGCAGTGAGAGCCGCGatgacgccttcaagaagggattCGCCGCCACCG ATTGTACTGTTCATCCGAGCTCATTTGAGTCCGAGTTAAGAAACATCGCATCCGCTACTCTGCAG GTTTATGTAGCTTACCTAGGCGACGTGAAGCACGGGCACCCGGACGAGGTCGTCGCCTCGCACCATGACATGCTCACCACTCTTCTCCAAAG CAAGGAGGATGCTTCGGCCTCCATGGTCTACAACTACAAGCATGGTTTCTCGGGCTTTGCCGCCATGCTCACCGCGGACCAAGCAACAAGGCTTGCAG AGTTTCCGGGAGTCATCAGTGTTGAACGGAGCAAAACATACAGGACCACCACCACACGGAGCTGGGACTTTCTTGGGCTCAACTACCCGTCCTCCCATACGCCGGCCAGTGAGCTACTCCAGGCAAGCAACTACGGAGAGGATATAATCATCGGTGTGGTTGACACCG GGATCTGGCCGGAGTCGAGAAGCTTCAGCGACCAAGGGTACGGGCCCGTGCCATCAAGGTGGAAAGGAAAATGCCAGGTTGGGCCAGACTGGGGCAGCAACAACTGCAGCCGAAAGATCATTGGCGCACGGTTCTACACCGCCGGGGTCCCCAAAGAATACTTCGAAGGAGAACCACTCTCGCCACGGGACCATGCCGGCCACGGCACACACACGGCCTCCACCGCGGCTGGCTCGGCTGTGGGGCAGGAAGCTGCCAGCTTCCATGGCATTGCCGCGGGGGTCGCACGGGGAGGCGCGCCACACGCTCGCATCGCAGTGTACAAGTCCTGCTGGAGCAAGGAGGGCCACTGCCCCACGCCGGCCGTGCTAGCCGCCATCGACGACGCCATCCATGACGGGGTGGACGTTCTGTCATTGTCCCTGGAAATGAGCGAGAACTCATACGGTACACTACATGCGGTCCTGAAGGGGATCGTCATGGTGCACACCGCTGGCAACGCTGGGCCGCATATGCAGACCATCAGGGACACCTCGCCGTGGGCCATCACCGTCGCGGCGACCAACATCGATCGCTCGTTCGATACAGTGATCACGTTGGGAAACAAGCAACAAATAGTG GGACAATCTCTCTATTACCAAGGGAAGAAGAGCTCATCATCCAGGAGCAGTTTCGGAGATTTTGGATGTTTACGATC TTGTACCGCAGAGGTTTTTGACGGCGCCCAAGACCTGAAAGGGGCGATCCTCCTCTGCAACGATCAAAGGGAAGCTTTATTCCCGGCGGCGCAATACCTCATGGATAGAGGAGGAACTGGACTCATCATCGTGTCATCCACGACGGACGACATGAGACCCGTGACAGATTGCGAAGGCATCGCCTGTGTAGTTGTCAACATTGACGACGCGGAGAGGATGTGCCAATACTCCGAGGACACAAG CTCTGCCCAGGCAAAGATTGAACCGGCGGGCACCGTTACGGGCAAGGAGATACTGGCCCCAAAAGTGGCCATCTTCTCCTCCAGAGGCCCATCTGTTACTTACCCCGCCATTCTCAAG CCTGACATAGCTGCACCTGGAGCCAACATCCTGGCAGCAAAACAAGATGGCTACGTATTTAAGTCAGGGACGTCCATGGCAGCCCCTCATGTAGCGGGCATCGCAGCGCTACTCAAAGTTCTGCACCCATACTGGTCTCCTGCGGCAATAAAATCTGCCATGGTTACCACTG CCCATGTAACCGATGAACGTGGCATGCCGATAATGGCGGAAGGAATATCGCGGAAGATCGCCGACCCATTCGACTACGGAGGCGGGACCATCAATCCTTGCGGGGCGGCTCATCCCGGCCTCATATATGACATCGATCCAAGTGATTACAGCAAATTCTTCAAATGCACCATCAGCAACAAGAGGACACCCGTGGATTGCAACACCACCACCATGCAACCAGCGTATTACTTGAACCTGCCATCCATATCGGTTCCCGATCTCAGGCATCCCATCACCGTTTCCAGGACTGTGACCAATGTCGGCGAGGTCAATTCTGTGTACCATGCCGCAGTCCAGAGCCCAGCAGGAGTCAAGATGGAGGTCGTCCCGCCCGTTCTTGTGTTCGACGCTACCAACAAAGTTCAGACGTATCAGGTGAAGCTATCACCTATGTGGAAGTTGCACGGGTACTACACATTTGGTAGCCTTACCTGGCATAACGACCAAAAGACAGTGAGGATTCCAATTGTGACACGACTTACAATTGAAGAATTCTACTGA
- the LOC109761963 gene encoding subtilisin-like protease SBT3.6 isoform X1 produces the protein MGLQMCSSSSSSQHARVAAWVLLPLLCFSMVLTRAHGGESRKVYVAYLGDVKHGHPDEVVASHHDMLTTLLQSKEDASASMVYNYKHGFSGFAAMLTADQATRLAEFPGVISVERSKTYRTTTTRSWDFLGLNYPSSHTPASELLQASNYGEDIIIGVVDTGIWPESRSFSDQGYGPVPSRWKGKCQVGPDWGSNNCSRKIIGARFYTAGVPKEYFEGEPLSPRDHAGHGTHTASTAAGSAVGQEAASFHGIAAGVARGGAPHARIAVYKSCWSKEGHCPTPAVLAAIDDAIHDGVDVLSLSLEMSENSYGTLHAVLKGIVMVHTAGNAGPHMQTIRDTSPWAITVAATNIDRSFDTVITLGNKQQIVGQSLYYQGKKSSSSRSSFGDFGCLRSCTAEVFDGAQDLKGAILLCNDQREALFPAAQYLMDRGGTGLIIVSSTTDDMRPVTDCEGIACVVVNIDDAERMCQYSEDTSSAQAKIEPAGTVTGKEILAPKVAIFSSRGPSVTYPAILKPDIAAPGANILAAKQDGYVFKSGTSMAAPHVAGIAALLKVLHPYWSPAAIKSAMVTTAHVTDERGMPIMAEGISRKIADPFDYGGGTINPCGAAHPGLIYDIDPSDYSKFFKCTISNKRTPVDCNTTTMQPAYYLNLPSISVPDLRHPITVSRTVTNVGEVNSVYHAAVQSPAGVKMEVVPPVLVFDATNKVQTYQVKLSPMWKLHGYYTFGSLTWHNDQKTVRIPIVTRLTIEEFY, from the exons ATGGGATTGCAGATgtgctcttcttcctcttcctcgcaGCACGCACGGGTGGCTGCTTGGGTGCTCCTACCGCTGCTTTGCTTTTCCATGGTGTTAACCAGAGCACATGGAGGAGAGTCTCGCAAG GTTTATGTAGCTTACCTAGGCGACGTGAAGCACGGGCACCCGGACGAGGTCGTCGCCTCGCACCATGACATGCTCACCACTCTTCTCCAAAG CAAGGAGGATGCTTCGGCCTCCATGGTCTACAACTACAAGCATGGTTTCTCGGGCTTTGCCGCCATGCTCACCGCGGACCAAGCAACAAGGCTTGCAG AGTTTCCGGGAGTCATCAGTGTTGAACGGAGCAAAACATACAGGACCACCACCACACGGAGCTGGGACTTTCTTGGGCTCAACTACCCGTCCTCCCATACGCCGGCCAGTGAGCTACTCCAGGCAAGCAACTACGGAGAGGATATAATCATCGGTGTGGTTGACACCG GGATCTGGCCGGAGTCGAGAAGCTTCAGCGACCAAGGGTACGGGCCCGTGCCATCAAGGTGGAAAGGAAAATGCCAGGTTGGGCCAGACTGGGGCAGCAACAACTGCAGCCGAAAGATCATTGGCGCACGGTTCTACACCGCCGGGGTCCCCAAAGAATACTTCGAAGGAGAACCACTCTCGCCACGGGACCATGCCGGCCACGGCACACACACGGCCTCCACCGCGGCTGGCTCGGCTGTGGGGCAGGAAGCTGCCAGCTTCCATGGCATTGCCGCGGGGGTCGCACGGGGAGGCGCGCCACACGCTCGCATCGCAGTGTACAAGTCCTGCTGGAGCAAGGAGGGCCACTGCCCCACGCCGGCCGTGCTAGCCGCCATCGACGACGCCATCCATGACGGGGTGGACGTTCTGTCATTGTCCCTGGAAATGAGCGAGAACTCATACGGTACACTACATGCGGTCCTGAAGGGGATCGTCATGGTGCACACCGCTGGCAACGCTGGGCCGCATATGCAGACCATCAGGGACACCTCGCCGTGGGCCATCACCGTCGCGGCGACCAACATCGATCGCTCGTTCGATACAGTGATCACGTTGGGAAACAAGCAACAAATAGTG GGACAATCTCTCTATTACCAAGGGAAGAAGAGCTCATCATCCAGGAGCAGTTTCGGAGATTTTGGATGTTTACGATC TTGTACCGCAGAGGTTTTTGACGGCGCCCAAGACCTGAAAGGGGCGATCCTCCTCTGCAACGATCAAAGGGAAGCTTTATTCCCGGCGGCGCAATACCTCATGGATAGAGGAGGAACTGGACTCATCATCGTGTCATCCACGACGGACGACATGAGACCCGTGACAGATTGCGAAGGCATCGCCTGTGTAGTTGTCAACATTGACGACGCGGAGAGGATGTGCCAATACTCCGAGGACACAAG CTCTGCCCAGGCAAAGATTGAACCGGCGGGCACCGTTACGGGCAAGGAGATACTGGCCCCAAAAGTGGCCATCTTCTCCTCCAGAGGCCCATCTGTTACTTACCCCGCCATTCTCAAG CCTGACATAGCTGCACCTGGAGCCAACATCCTGGCAGCAAAACAAGATGGCTACGTATTTAAGTCAGGGACGTCCATGGCAGCCCCTCATGTAGCGGGCATCGCAGCGCTACTCAAAGTTCTGCACCCATACTGGTCTCCTGCGGCAATAAAATCTGCCATGGTTACCACTG CCCATGTAACCGATGAACGTGGCATGCCGATAATGGCGGAAGGAATATCGCGGAAGATCGCCGACCCATTCGACTACGGAGGCGGGACCATCAATCCTTGCGGGGCGGCTCATCCCGGCCTCATATATGACATCGATCCAAGTGATTACAGCAAATTCTTCAAATGCACCATCAGCAACAAGAGGACACCCGTGGATTGCAACACCACCACCATGCAACCAGCGTATTACTTGAACCTGCCATCCATATCGGTTCCCGATCTCAGGCATCCCATCACCGTTTCCAGGACTGTGACCAATGTCGGCGAGGTCAATTCTGTGTACCATGCCGCAGTCCAGAGCCCAGCAGGAGTCAAGATGGAGGTCGTCCCGCCCGTTCTTGTGTTCGACGCTACCAACAAAGTTCAGACGTATCAGGTGAAGCTATCACCTATGTGGAAGTTGCACGGGTACTACACATTTGGTAGCCTTACCTGGCATAACGACCAAAAGACAGTGAGGATTCCAATTGTGACACGACTTACAATTGAAGAATTCTACTGA